A genome region from Paradevosia shaoguanensis includes the following:
- a CDS encoding ABC transporter ATP-binding protein, with amino-acid sequence MSDQIVTLENATRSFPVFEGKRIYALRGIDLEVRRNEFLTLLGPSGCGKTTLLQAVSGFIDLEQGRILIDGKDITDVPPHRRPVNTVFQNYALFPHMSVGENTGYALEIAGTPVAERRKRVAEALEMVGLKDMENRRPRQLSGGQQQRVALARAIIARPKLLLLDEPLSALDKNLREAMRMELKTLQSELGISFVFVTHDQEEALTMSDRVAVLDAGQIQQIGTPRTVYDAPATTFVATFVGASNLFEGRREGERVVTPDGIAIHSRSPAANDAAVTALIRPEQFSLTPANDEPSLEMEVDQVVFVGSAFELLGRTAGGRKLTALIPASARGQVGAIEASRRARLYYDPASVHLIAPTEAAQ; translated from the coding sequence ATGTCGGACCAGATCGTTACACTCGAGAACGCGACGCGCAGCTTCCCGGTTTTCGAGGGTAAGCGGATCTATGCGCTGCGCGGCATAGACCTCGAGGTGCGCCGCAACGAATTCCTGACACTGCTCGGTCCTTCCGGATGCGGCAAGACTACCTTGCTCCAGGCCGTTTCCGGCTTCATCGACCTCGAGCAGGGTCGCATTCTGATCGACGGCAAGGACATCACCGATGTGCCGCCGCACCGCCGTCCGGTCAACACCGTGTTCCAGAACTACGCGCTCTTCCCGCATATGAGCGTAGGCGAAAACACCGGCTACGCCCTCGAAATTGCCGGCACGCCGGTCGCGGAGCGCCGGAAACGTGTGGCTGAGGCGCTGGAAATGGTGGGTCTCAAGGATATGGAGAACCGCCGCCCGCGCCAGCTGTCGGGCGGCCAGCAGCAGCGCGTGGCGCTCGCGCGTGCCATCATCGCGCGCCCCAAACTGCTTCTTCTCGATGAGCCGCTCTCGGCTCTCGACAAGAACCTGCGCGAGGCCATGCGGATGGAGCTCAAGACGTTGCAGAGCGAGCTCGGCATCTCTTTCGTTTTCGTCACGCACGACCAGGAAGAGGCGCTGACCATGTCCGATCGCGTGGCGGTACTCGATGCCGGGCAGATCCAGCAAATCGGCACGCCGCGAACGGTCTACGATGCGCCGGCCACCACCTTCGTCGCCACGTTCGTCGGAGCCAGCAATCTCTTCGAAGGCAGGCGCGAGGGCGAGCGTGTCGTGACGCCGGACGGCATCGCGATCCATAGCAGGTCGCCGGCGGCGAACGATGCCGCCGTGACCGCGCTGATCCGGCCGGAACAATTCTCGCTCACCCCTGCCAATGACGAACCCAGTCTCGAAATGGAGGTCGATCAGGTGGTCTTTGTCGGCTCCGCCTTCGAGCTTCTGGGGCGAACGGCCGGCGGGCGCAAGCTCACCGCGCTGATCCCGGCCAGCGCCCGGGGCCAGGTCGGCGCCATCGAGGCCAGCCGCAGGGCGAGGCTCTACTACGATCCGGCTTCGGTCCACCTCATTGCGCCCACCGAGGCGGCGCAATGA
- a CDS encoding ABC transporter permease, whose product MSARSRHRLELGILLTPATLFLIAFFVVPLGIMVVMSFLMPGLYGGAEWEFYPHNFGRILGFADPMFEEFDPVYLAIFWRSVRIAALTVLCTFLVCYPAAFQVARLPDRWKNFCLFLIALPFFTSLIVRLFVWVLLLRQTGLINEVLLDLHLIDRPLDMIYTDGAIIVGMVYIYVPFMFLPIYASVEKLDWALVRASQDLGAGPIRTFLRVIFPLTLPGVIGGAIIVFIPALGNFVVPEVLGGAKVLMLGNLIEQQFLSARNWPFGSALAMLVMAAMLVALLIYVLTEGRRGSDPALSL is encoded by the coding sequence ATGAGCGCGCGCTCCCGACACCGGCTCGAACTCGGCATCCTGCTGACGCCGGCCACGCTTTTCCTCATCGCCTTCTTCGTCGTGCCGCTGGGCATCATGGTGGTGATGAGCTTCCTGATGCCGGGGCTTTATGGGGGCGCCGAGTGGGAATTTTATCCCCATAATTTCGGCCGCATCCTTGGCTTTGCCGATCCGATGTTCGAGGAGTTCGACCCGGTCTACCTCGCCATCTTCTGGCGGTCCGTGCGCATCGCTGCATTGACGGTGCTCTGTACCTTCCTCGTCTGCTATCCGGCAGCCTTCCAGGTGGCGCGCCTCCCCGACAGGTGGAAGAATTTCTGCCTTTTCCTCATTGCACTGCCCTTCTTCACGAGCCTCATCGTGCGCCTCTTCGTCTGGGTGCTGTTGCTCCGCCAGACCGGGCTTATCAACGAAGTGCTGCTTGACCTGCACCTCATCGATCGTCCGCTCGACATGATCTATACCGACGGCGCGATCATCGTCGGCATGGTCTATATCTACGTGCCATTCATGTTCCTGCCGATCTATGCCAGCGTCGAAAAGCTCGATTGGGCCCTCGTGAGGGCCTCGCAGGATCTGGGCGCGGGGCCGATCCGCACGTTCCTTCGCGTCATCTTCCCGCTTACCCTGCCTGGTGTCATCGGCGGGGCGATCATCGTCTTCATACCGGCGCTGGGAAATTTCGTGGTGCCCGAAGTGCTGGGCGGGGCCAAGGTGCTCATGCTCGGCAACCTCATCGAGCAGCAATTCCTTTCGGCCCGCAACTGGCCGTTCGGCTCGGCCCTCGCCATGCTCGTCATGGCAGCGATGCTCGTGGCGCTCCTCATCTACGTTCTCACCGAAGGCCGGCGCGGCAGCGACCCGGCACTCAGTCTCTAG